The stretch of DNA GCAAAAGGCACGTACAAAATTTCTGAAGATGTGCCGACAGTGGCAGTGAAAGCGATGCTTGTAGCCGGTGATACCCTGGATGAAGAAACGGTGTATGAATTGACAAAAGCAATCTTCGATCATACGGATCAAATTACGCATGCGAAGGGCAAGTTAATCAAAGCAGAAACGGCGCTTGAAGGATTGGGGGATGTCACGCTGCACCCGGGGGCTGAGAAATACTTTAAAGAAAAAGGGATAGCTAAATGATGAAATGTGAAAATGATAGACTGAATGCTTTCGGTCTATCATTTTCATACGAATGACAGGAGGAAAAATGAATAGCCGGAAAAAAGCAGTCCCTCTTATCTTCCTCTTTCTGGCGGCCGCATGCTGGCTTTTTATCCCATCTAAGCCGGCTGTCGTTTTCACTTTTGAAAACACGGATCAATGGCTGGCCTATATGCCGCTGCAAAAGACGAACACCTTTCAGATTCAATATACACACTCCATTCACCTGACAGAGGTCATAGAAACGTATCAAATTGAACAGGAGCAGTTTGTGCAGAAGGAACTGCAGTATGAGAGATTTGCGATTGGTATGCCTGCTGGTGCGGAAGGCAAAGAACGGTTCGTGGAGAAAGATGGAAAGTATTACATTACCGGCATGCAACGGAAGCTTCCATGGATTGATATGCGTATCGGGCAAGTGAAGGCCAATCACCGAATGAACTATAAAGGAAGAACTCATCCATTATCGGACTGTTTGTCCCCGGGGATGTGGGTGCGAGTGCAATTCAAGCGCCTCAGCTTGTGGCAGCAGTGGAAAGGAGTAAATCTCAATGAGCCATGCGTTTGAAACGCTTTCCAAGGAGAAGCAGCCATTGCTTGAAAAATATGATTCAGAGGCCAGGATGAGAAAATTGAAAGGGGTTACAGGGTGGCTTGTTTTTCTTGGATTAATCGCTTTTTCTTTGTTTCAGCTCTATACCGCTGTTTTTGGTGTGTTTACCGCTCAAATTCAGCGCTCTGTTCATCTCGGTTTCGCCCTTACCCTCATTTTCCTCCTATTTCCGGCCAGCCGGAAAAAAAGGAAGAAAGGGAGGCTGCAAGTCGCTTGGTATGATCTTGTGCTCGCTAGTTTGAGCTTTGGCATCGGTGCCTATTGGCCGGTGCATATAGAGGAGATTGTGAACAGAGCTGGCGTGCTAACCGAAATGGACCTGTGGGTGGGATTTCTGGCGATTGTTCTTGTTTTAGAAGCGACTCGCCGGGCGGTTGGATTGCCGATCATGATCATAGCGGCATTGTTTTTAGCCTATGGCTATTT from Bacillus xiapuensis encodes:
- a CDS encoding DUF1850 domain-containing protein, whose translation is MNSRKKAVPLIFLFLAAACWLFIPSKPAVVFTFENTDQWLAYMPLQKTNTFQIQYTHSIHLTEVIETYQIEQEQFVQKELQYERFAIGMPAGAEGKERFVEKDGKYYITGMQRKLPWIDMRIGQVKANHRMNYKGRTHPLSDCLSPGMWVRVQFKRLSLWQQWKGVNLNEPCV